The following coding sequences lie in one Mycobacterium sp. Z3061 genomic window:
- a CDS encoding NAD-glutamate dehydrogenase has protein sequence MTIDPGAKEDVAAWTTFTRGAEIPDWVSKAYRDSYRGPRGDGSHGSSESGSVVTPSVVDAHCRLAQHRPAGESAVAVYPAEDAAGFGPALQVVTDQGSMLMDSVTVLLHRLGLSYTAIMTPVFEVRRDPSGELQRVEPKADDASPYVGEAWIHVQLSASVDRKVLAEVERLLPKVLADVQRVATDAAAMIDTLGEVAAAVDEDPDGRYEAPDRQEVAALLRWLNRGNFLLLGYQRTRVQDGLVTGDGSSGLGVLRARSGTRPRLTDESKLLVLAQAAVGSYLRYGAYPYAIAVREYAGAGEVYEHRFVGLFTVAAMNADVLEIPTISHRVRDALTLAGSDPSHPGQLLLDVIQTVPRPELFTLSAEQLLAMAKAVVDMGSQRRALLFLRADRLQFFVSCLVYLPRDRYTTPVRLQIEDILVREFGGTRLEFTARVSESPWALMHFMVRLPEDSQPGSVDVSEANRNRIQALLSEAARTWADRLTAAAPTAAVSYADAEHYATAFSEAYKQAVTPAEAINDIAVIKELSDDSVKLVFSQGDEHGLAQLTWFLGGRTASLSQLLPMLQSMGVVVLEERPFTVTRPDGLPVWIYQFKIQPHPTIPLAATDEEREAGAQRFADAVTAIWQGRVEVDRFNELVMRAGLTWQQVVLLRAYAKYLRQANFPYSQSYIESVLNEHPSTARSLVALFEALFHPKSAGSGRDAQTAAAAVAADIDALVSLDTDRILRAFASLVQATLRTNYFVTREGSARSRDVLSVKLNAQLIDELPLPRPKFEIFIYSPRVEGVHLRFGPVARGGLRWSDRRDDFRTEILGLVKAQAVKNAVIVPVGAKGGFVVKRPPLPTGDAAADRDATRAEGVACYQLFISGLLDVTDNVDHATKAVHPPPQVVRRDGDDAYLVVAADKGTATFSDIANDVAKSYGFWLGDAFASGGSVGYDHKAMGITAKGAWEAVKRHFREIGVDTQTEDFTVVGVGDMSGDVFGNGMLLSKHIRLVAAFDHRHIFLDPNPDSRTSWVERHRMFELPRSSWDDYDKSLISEGGGVYSRDQKAIPISSQVRDALGIDGDVTEMAPPNLMRAILQAPVDLLFNGGIGTYIKAETESDADVGDRANDPVRVNGHQVRAKVIGEGGNLGVTARGRVEFDLSGGRINTDAMDNSAGVDCSDHEVNIKILIDSLVTAGKVDAGERTALLESMTDEVGQLVLHDNEDQNDLMGTSRANAASLLPVHADQIKYLVAERGVNRELEALPSEKEIARRTEAGLGLTSPELATLMAHVKLALKEDLLNTELPDQDVFASRLPAYFPKPLRERFTPEIRTHQLRREIVTTMLINDMVDTAGISYAFRLAEDVGVPQIHAVRTFAATDAIFGIDHIWHRIRAANLPVALSDRLTLDTRRLIDRAGRWLLNYRPQPLAVGAEINRFAAKVKALTPRMSEWLRGDDKAIVEKEAAEFTAQGAPPDLAYRVAAGLYRYSLLDIIDIADITEIETAEVADTYFALMDRLGTDSLLTAVSELPRTDRWHSLARLAIRDDIYASVRSLCFDVLAAGEPDESGEQKIAEWEHISASRVDRARRTLNEIRESGATDLATLSVAARQIRRMTRTSGRASSG, from the coding sequence ATGACGATCGATCCCGGGGCCAAAGAAGACGTCGCGGCGTGGACCACGTTCACGCGCGGCGCCGAGATCCCTGACTGGGTGTCGAAGGCCTACCGAGACAGCTATCGGGGACCGCGCGGCGACGGGTCCCACGGCTCGAGCGAATCAGGCTCGGTCGTCACCCCCAGCGTGGTGGATGCGCACTGCCGGCTCGCTCAGCACCGCCCGGCCGGTGAAAGCGCGGTCGCGGTCTACCCGGCCGAGGATGCGGCCGGCTTCGGACCCGCCCTGCAGGTGGTCACCGACCAGGGCAGCATGCTGATGGACTCGGTCACCGTGCTGCTGCACCGCCTCGGCCTGTCCTACACGGCGATCATGACGCCGGTGTTCGAAGTGCGTCGCGACCCGTCGGGGGAGCTGCAGCGCGTCGAACCCAAAGCCGACGACGCGTCGCCCTACGTCGGCGAAGCCTGGATCCATGTCCAGCTGTCCGCATCGGTCGACCGCAAAGTCCTCGCCGAGGTCGAGCGATTGCTGCCCAAGGTGCTCGCCGACGTGCAACGCGTCGCCACCGACGCGGCGGCGATGATCGACACGCTGGGCGAGGTTGCCGCGGCCGTCGACGAGGATCCCGACGGCCGCTATGAAGCACCCGACCGCCAGGAGGTGGCGGCGCTGCTGCGGTGGCTCAATCGGGGCAATTTCCTGCTGCTGGGTTACCAGCGCACCCGGGTGCAGGACGGTCTGGTCACCGGTGACGGCTCCAGCGGCCTCGGGGTGCTGCGGGCCCGCTCAGGCACCCGCCCCCGGCTCACCGACGAATCCAAGCTGCTGGTGCTGGCGCAGGCCGCCGTCGGCAGCTACCTGCGCTATGGCGCCTACCCCTATGCCATCGCCGTCCGCGAGTACGCCGGCGCCGGTGAGGTCTACGAGCACCGCTTCGTCGGACTGTTCACCGTCGCGGCCATGAACGCCGACGTGCTGGAGATCCCGACGATCTCGCACCGGGTTCGCGACGCGCTCACCCTGGCCGGCAGCGACCCCAGCCATCCCGGCCAGCTCCTGCTCGACGTCATCCAGACGGTCCCGCGGCCGGAGTTGTTCACCCTGAGCGCCGAGCAGCTGCTGGCCATGGCGAAGGCCGTCGTGGACATGGGCTCGCAACGACGAGCGTTGTTGTTCCTGCGCGCCGACCGGCTGCAGTTCTTCGTCTCGTGCCTGGTGTATCTGCCCCGCGACCGTTACACCACCCCGGTGCGCCTGCAGATCGAGGACATCCTGGTCCGCGAGTTCGGCGGCACCCGGCTGGAGTTCACCGCGCGGGTCAGCGAATCGCCCTGGGCGCTGATGCATTTCATGGTGCGGCTGCCGGAGGACTCGCAACCGGGCTCGGTCGACGTCTCCGAAGCCAACCGCAACCGCATCCAGGCACTGCTCAGCGAGGCCGCGCGGACGTGGGCCGACCGGCTGACCGCCGCGGCCCCCACCGCCGCCGTCAGCTACGCCGACGCCGAGCACTATGCGACCGCCTTCTCCGAGGCCTACAAGCAGGCCGTCACGCCGGCCGAGGCCATCAACGACATCGCCGTCATCAAGGAACTCAGCGACGACTCGGTCAAGCTGGTGTTCTCCCAGGGCGACGAGCACGGGCTCGCCCAGCTCACCTGGTTTCTGGGCGGGCGCACCGCCTCGCTGAGCCAGTTGCTGCCGATGCTGCAGAGCATGGGCGTCGTCGTGCTCGAAGAGCGGCCGTTCACCGTCACCCGGCCCGACGGACTGCCGGTGTGGATCTACCAGTTCAAGATCCAGCCGCACCCCACCATCCCGCTGGCGGCGACGGACGAGGAGCGCGAGGCGGGTGCGCAACGCTTCGCCGATGCCGTCACCGCGATCTGGCAGGGCCGCGTCGAGGTCGACCGCTTCAACGAGCTGGTGATGCGCGCCGGGCTGACGTGGCAGCAGGTGGTGCTGCTGCGCGCCTACGCAAAGTACTTGCGGCAGGCCAACTTCCCCTACAGCCAGTCCTACATCGAGTCGGTGCTCAACGAGCATCCCTCGACGGCGCGCTCGCTGGTCGCCCTGTTCGAAGCGCTGTTCCACCCGAAGTCCGCGGGCAGCGGCCGCGACGCGCAGACAGCGGCCGCCGCAGTGGCCGCCGACATCGACGCGCTGGTGAGCCTGGACACCGACCGCATCCTGCGCGCCTTCGCCTCGCTGGTACAGGCCACCCTGCGCACCAATTACTTTGTGACACGCGAAGGTTCGGCCCGCAGCCGCGACGTGCTGTCGGTCAAGCTCAACGCGCAGCTGATCGACGAGCTTCCGTTGCCGCGGCCGAAGTTCGAGATCTTCATCTACTCACCCCGGGTCGAGGGCGTGCATCTGCGGTTCGGCCCGGTGGCCCGCGGCGGGCTGCGCTGGTCGGACCGCCGCGACGATTTCCGCACCGAGATCCTGGGCCTGGTCAAAGCGCAGGCGGTGAAGAACGCCGTCATCGTCCCCGTCGGAGCCAAGGGTGGCTTCGTCGTGAAGCGGCCGCCGCTACCGACCGGGGACGCCGCCGCAGACCGCGACGCCACCCGCGCCGAGGGCGTCGCCTGCTACCAGTTGTTCATCTCGGGACTGCTGGATGTGACCGACAACGTCGACCACGCCACCAAAGCCGTCCACCCGCCGCCGCAGGTGGTGCGCCGCGACGGCGACGACGCCTACCTGGTGGTGGCGGCCGATAAAGGCACTGCGACTTTCTCCGACATCGCCAACGACGTCGCCAAGTCCTACGGTTTCTGGCTCGGTGACGCCTTCGCCTCGGGCGGTTCGGTGGGCTACGACCACAAGGCGATGGGCATCACGGCCAAGGGTGCGTGGGAGGCGGTCAAGCGGCACTTCCGGGAGATCGGCGTCGACACCCAGACCGAGGACTTCACTGTCGTCGGCGTCGGCGACATGAGCGGCGACGTCTTCGGCAACGGCATGCTGCTCAGCAAGCACATCAGGCTCGTCGCCGCCTTCGACCACCGGCACATCTTCCTGGACCCCAACCCCGATTCGAGGACGTCCTGGGTGGAGCGGCACCGGATGTTCGAGCTGCCCCGCTCCAGCTGGGACGACTACGACAAGTCGCTGATCAGCGAGGGTGGCGGCGTTTACAGCCGCGACCAGAAGGCGATCCCGATCAGCTCGCAGGTCCGCGACGCCCTCGGGATCGACGGTGACGTCACCGAGATGGCGCCGCCGAACCTGATGCGGGCGATCCTGCAAGCGCCGGTGGACCTGCTGTTCAACGGCGGCATCGGCACGTACATCAAAGCCGAAACCGAGTCCGACGCCGACGTCGGGGACCGCGCCAACGACCCGGTGCGGGTCAACGGGCACCAGGTGCGGGCCAAGGTGATCGGCGAGGGCGGCAACCTGGGGGTCACGGCGCGGGGCCGGGTGGAATTCGACCTGTCGGGCGGCCGCATCAACACCGACGCGATGGACAACTCCGCCGGTGTGGACTGCTCCGACCACGAGGTCAACATCAAGATCCTGATCGACTCCCTGGTCACCGCCGGCAAGGTCGATGCCGGCGAACGCACGGCGCTGCTCGAGTCCATGACCGACGAGGTCGGCCAACTGGTGCTGCACGACAACGAGGACCAGAACGATCTGATGGGCACCAGCCGCGCCAACGCGGCCAGCCTGCTTCCGGTGCACGCCGACCAGATCAAGTACCTGGTGGCCGAGCGCGGCGTCAACCGTGAACTGGAGGCGCTGCCGTCGGAGAAGGAGATCGCGCGGCGCACCGAGGCGGGTCTCGGGCTCACCTCGCCCGAACTGGCGACGCTGATGGCGCACGTCAAGCTGGCGCTCAAAGAGGACCTGCTGAACACCGAGCTGCCCGACCAGGACGTGTTCGCATCCCGGCTGCCGGCCTACTTCCCGAAGCCGCTGCGGGAGAGGTTCACCCCGGAGATCCGGACGCACCAGCTGCGCCGCGAGATTGTGACGACCATGCTGATCAACGACATGGTCGACACGGCCGGCATCAGCTACGCCTTCCGGCTCGCCGAAGACGTCGGTGTCCCACAGATCCACGCCGTGCGCACCTTTGCCGCCACGGACGCGATCTTCGGTATCGACCACATCTGGCACCGCATCCGCGCCGCCAATCTTCCTGTCGCCCTTTCGGACCGGTTGACCCTGGATACCCGTCGGCTGATCGACCGCGCCGGGCGGTGGCTGCTCAACTACCGGCCGCAGCCGCTGGCCGTCGGCGCCGAGATCAACCGGTTCGCGGCCAAGGTCAAGGCTCTGACGCCGCGGATGTCGGAATGGCTGCGCGGGGACGACAAGGCGATCGTGGAGAAAGAGGCCGCGGAGTTCACCGCCCAGGGCGCACCGCCGGATCTGGCCTATCGCGTCGCGGCCGGGCTGTACCGCTACAGCCTGCTCGACATCATCGATATCGCCGACATCACCGAGATAGAGACGGCTGAGGTGGCCGACACCTACTTCGCGCTGATGGACCGGCTGGGCACCGATTCGCTGCTGACGGCGGTGTCGGAGCTGCCGCGCACCGACCGCTGGCATTCGTTGGCGCGGTTGGCGATTCGCGACGACATCTATGCGTCGGTGCGGTCGCTGTGTTTCGACGTACTGGCAGCCGGGGAGCCCGACGAAAGTGGTGAGCAGAAGATTGCCGAGTGGGAACACATCAGTGCGTCCCGGGTGGACCGAGCCCGTCGCACGCTCAACGAGATCCGGGAAAGCGGCGCAACAGATCTCGCGACGCTGTCGGTGGCGGCCCGGCAGATCCGGCGCATGACACGCACCAGCGGTCGGGCGTCGTCGGGATGA
- the ettA gene encoding energy-dependent translational throttle protein EttA has product MAEFIYTMKKVRKAHGDKVILDDVTLSFYPGAKIGVVGPNGAGKSSVLRIMAGLDKPNNGDAFLATGATVGILLQEPPLNEEKTVRGNVEEGLGEIKVKLDRFNEVAELMATDYSDELMEEMGRLQEDLDHADAWDLDSQLEQAMDALRCPPPDEPVTNLSGGERRRVALCKLLLSKPDLLLLDEPTNHLDAESVQWLEQHLASYAGAILAVTHDRYFLDNVAEWILELDRGRAYPYEGNYSTYLEKKAERLSVQGRKDAKLQKRLTEELAWVRSGAKARQAKSKARLQRYEEMAAEAEKTRKLDFEEIQIPVGPRLGSVVVEVEHLDKGFEGRTLIKDLSFTLPRNGIVGVIGPNGVGKTTLFKTIVGLEQPDSGTVKVGETVKLSYVDQTRSGIDPKKTVWQVVSDGLDYIQVGQTEVPSRAYVSAFGFKGPDQQKPAGVLSGGERNRLNLALTLKQGGNLILLDEPTNDLDVETLSSLENALVNFPGCAVVISHDRWFLDRTCTHILAWEGDTDNEAKWFWFEGNFGAYEENKVERLGADAARPHRVTHRRLTRD; this is encoded by the coding sequence ATGGCTGAGTTCATCTACACGATGAAGAAGGTCCGCAAGGCGCACGGCGACAAGGTGATTCTCGACGATGTGACGTTGAGCTTCTATCCGGGCGCCAAGATCGGCGTCGTCGGCCCCAACGGGGCGGGCAAGTCGAGCGTCTTGCGGATCATGGCCGGACTGGACAAGCCGAACAACGGCGACGCTTTTCTGGCTACCGGCGCGACGGTAGGCATCCTGCTGCAGGAGCCGCCGCTGAACGAGGAGAAGACGGTCCGCGGCAACGTGGAGGAGGGCCTCGGCGAGATCAAGGTGAAGCTCGACCGCTTCAACGAGGTCGCCGAGCTGATGGCCACCGACTACTCCGACGAGCTGATGGAGGAGATGGGCCGGTTGCAGGAGGATCTGGACCACGCCGACGCGTGGGACCTGGACTCGCAGCTGGAGCAGGCCATGGACGCTCTGCGTTGCCCGCCGCCGGACGAACCCGTCACCAACCTCTCCGGCGGCGAGCGCCGCCGGGTGGCGTTGTGCAAGCTGCTGCTGTCGAAGCCCGACCTGCTGCTGCTCGACGAGCCGACCAACCACCTGGACGCCGAGAGTGTGCAGTGGCTCGAGCAGCACCTGGCCAGCTACGCCGGGGCGATCCTGGCGGTCACCCACGACCGCTACTTCCTGGACAACGTGGCCGAATGGATCCTCGAGCTCGACCGCGGCCGCGCCTACCCGTACGAGGGCAACTACTCGACATACCTGGAGAAGAAGGCCGAACGTCTGTCGGTGCAGGGCCGCAAGGACGCCAAGCTGCAAAAGCGGCTGACTGAGGAACTGGCGTGGGTGCGCTCGGGCGCCAAGGCCCGCCAGGCCAAGAGCAAGGCACGCCTGCAGCGCTACGAGGAGATGGCGGCCGAGGCCGAGAAGACGCGCAAGCTCGATTTCGAGGAGATTCAGATCCCGGTCGGGCCGCGGCTGGGCTCGGTGGTGGTCGAAGTCGAGCACCTGGACAAGGGCTTCGAAGGCCGCACTCTCATCAAGGACCTGTCCTTCACCCTGCCCCGCAACGGCATCGTCGGCGTCATCGGCCCCAACGGTGTCGGCAAGACCACGCTGTTCAAGACCATCGTGGGCCTCGAACAGCCCGACAGCGGCACCGTCAAGGTGGGCGAGACCGTCAAGCTGAGCTACGTCGATCAGACCCGCTCGGGCATCGACCCGAAGAAGACGGTGTGGCAGGTCGTCTCGGACGGACTGGACTACATCCAGGTCGGACAGACCGAAGTTCCGTCGCGGGCGTACGTGTCGGCATTCGGGTTCAAGGGGCCCGATCAGCAGAAACCGGCGGGGGTGCTGTCCGGTGGTGAGCGCAACCGGCTGAACCTGGCACTGACCCTCAAGCAGGGCGGCAACCTGATCCTGCTGGACGAGCCGACCAACGACCTGGACGTCGAGACGCTGAGTTCGCTGGAAAACGCGCTGGTCAACTTCCCCGGGTGTGCGGTGGTGATCTCCCACGACCGGTGGTTCCTGGACCGGACCTGCACGCACATCCTGGCGTGGGAAGGCGACACCGACAACGAGGCCAAGTGGTTCTGGTTCGAGGGCAATTTCGGCGCATACGAGGAAAACAAAGTGGAACGACTCGGTGCCGATGCCGCGCGTCCGCACAGGGTGACCCACCGCAGGCTCACGCGGGACTAA
- a CDS encoding single-stranded DNA-binding protein: MFETWMTIVGHIVNDPQRRRVGSEELIKFRVASNSRRRTADGSWEPGNSLFITVNCWGRLVTGVGAALSKGAPVIAVGHVYTSEYEDRDGNRRSSMEMRATAVGPDLARAIVRIEKPSYTGPHPVENPAVESAGAVAEPTEVAVPGSTAEGTDGAAALPLSA, encoded by the coding sequence ATGTTCGAAACATGGATGACCATCGTCGGCCACATCGTCAACGACCCCCAGCGCCGTCGCGTCGGCAGCGAAGAACTGATCAAGTTCCGGGTGGCCAGCAACTCACGCCGACGGACCGCCGACGGCAGCTGGGAACCGGGCAACTCGCTGTTCATCACCGTCAACTGCTGGGGCCGGCTGGTCACCGGGGTCGGCGCCGCGCTGAGCAAGGGCGCGCCCGTGATCGCGGTGGGTCACGTCTACACCAGCGAGTACGAGGACCGCGACGGCAACCGGCGCTCGTCGATGGAGATGCGCGCGACCGCGGTCGGCCCGGACCTGGCCCGCGCGATCGTGCGCATCGAGAAGCCGAGCTACACCGGTCCTCACCCGGTCGAGAATCCGGCCGTGGAGAGCGCCGGCGCGGTTGCCGAACCGACCGAAGTCGCCGTCCCGGGCAGCACGGCCGAGGGCACCGACGGCGCCGCGGCGCTGCCACTGTCGGCCTAG
- a CDS encoding glycerol-3-phosphate 1-O-acyltransferase, giving the protein MTRPAADTSALLTAEDSLVLASMDTPVEMELIMDWLGQQRARLPQNTFDVLKLPARTAPPGALTALVEKLESCDDRSIVPVRVFWLPPADRGKVAKVAALLPGRDPYHPNQRQQRRILRTEPWRARVVAGESASVSELRRQWRDTTVGENTHEFAEFVTRRALLALARAEYRILGPQYKSPRLVKPEMLASARFRAGLEKIPGATVEEAGHMLDELATGWSQASVDVISVLGKMLSRGFDPDFDYDEYQVAAMRAALESHPAVLLFSHRSYIDGAVVPVAMQDNRLPPVHMFGGINLSFGVMGPLMRRSGTIFIRRNIGDNPLYKYVLKEYVGYIVEKRFNLSWSIEGTRSRTGKMLPPKLGLMSYVADAYLDGRSEDILLQGVSICFDQLHEIAEYAAYAQGAEKTPEGFSWLYNFIKAQGERNYGKIYVRFPEAVSMRQYLGPPDGPLAADPAAKRLALQKMSFEVAWRILQSTPVTATGLVSALLLTTRGMALTLDQLHHTLQDSLDYLDRKHTPVSTSALRLRSREGVRAAVDALSNGHPVTRVDSGRQPVWYIAPADEHAAAFYRNSVIHAFLETSIVELALAHARNATGDRVEAFWAQAMRLRDLLKFDFYFADSAAFRANIAEEMAWHQDWEVQLAAGGEAVEQMLYAKRPLMSDAMLRVFFEAYEIVADVLRDAPPDISQKELTDLALGVGRQYVAQGRVRSSESVSTLLFATARQVVVDQDLIAPAADLTERRVTFRHELRNILRDFAYVEHIARNQFVEREFKMRQLRSGEPE; this is encoded by the coding sequence GTGACCAGACCGGCCGCCGACACCAGCGCACTCCTGACTGCCGAAGATTCGCTGGTGCTCGCGTCCATGGACACACCGGTCGAGATGGAACTGATCATGGATTGGCTGGGCCAGCAGCGGGCCCGCCTGCCGCAGAACACGTTCGACGTGCTGAAACTGCCGGCGCGCACTGCGCCGCCGGGAGCCTTGACCGCGCTGGTCGAAAAACTCGAATCATGCGACGACCGGTCGATCGTTCCGGTCCGTGTCTTCTGGCTGCCCCCCGCCGACCGGGGCAAGGTGGCCAAGGTGGCCGCCCTGCTCCCGGGCCGGGACCCCTACCACCCCAACCAGCGTCAGCAACGGCGCATTCTGCGCACCGAGCCGTGGCGGGCCCGGGTGGTGGCCGGCGAGTCGGCCAGTGTGTCCGAATTGCGCCGGCAATGGCGCGACACCACCGTCGGTGAGAACACCCACGAATTCGCTGAGTTCGTCACCCGGCGGGCGCTGCTGGCGCTGGCCCGGGCCGAGTACCGGATCCTGGGGCCGCAGTACAAGTCCCCACGCCTGGTCAAACCGGAGATGTTGGCGTCAGCGCGATTTCGGGCCGGCCTGGAGAAAATCCCCGGCGCCACGGTGGAGGAAGCCGGGCACATGCTCGACGAACTGGCGACCGGGTGGAGCCAGGCCTCGGTCGACGTGATCTCGGTGCTGGGCAAGATGCTCAGCCGCGGGTTCGACCCGGACTTCGACTACGACGAGTATCAGGTCGCGGCCATGCGTGCCGCGCTGGAATCTCACCCGGCCGTGTTGTTGTTCTCGCACCGGTCCTACATCGACGGGGCCGTGGTGCCGGTTGCGATGCAGGACAACCGGTTACCTCCGGTGCACATGTTCGGCGGGATCAACCTGTCGTTCGGCGTGATGGGGCCCCTCATGCGCCGCTCGGGGACGATCTTCATCCGCCGCAACATCGGCGACAACCCGCTGTACAAGTATGTGCTCAAGGAGTACGTCGGCTACATCGTGGAGAAGCGATTCAATCTGAGCTGGTCGATCGAGGGCACCCGGTCGCGCACCGGAAAGATGTTGCCGCCCAAACTCGGTCTAATGAGCTACGTCGCCGACGCTTACCTGGACGGTCGTAGCGAAGACATTCTGCTGCAAGGTGTTTCGATCTGTTTCGACCAGTTGCACGAGATCGCCGAATACGCGGCCTATGCGCAGGGCGCCGAGAAGACGCCGGAGGGCTTCAGCTGGCTCTACAACTTCATCAAGGCCCAGGGCGAGCGCAACTACGGCAAGATCTACGTCCGCTTCCCCGAAGCGGTGTCGATGCGGCAATACCTCGGACCCCCGGACGGACCGCTGGCAGCCGATCCGGCCGCTAAACGCCTTGCGCTGCAGAAGATGTCGTTCGAGGTGGCCTGGCGCATCCTGCAGTCGACGCCGGTGACCGCGACGGGTCTGGTGTCCGCGCTGCTGCTCACCACGCGCGGGATGGCCCTGACACTCGATCAGTTGCACCACACGTTGCAGGACTCGCTGGACTACCTCGACCGCAAGCACACGCCGGTCTCCACCAGTGCGTTGCGGTTGCGCTCGCGCGAGGGTGTACGCGCCGCGGTCGACGCGCTCTCCAACGGGCACCCGGTGACTCGGGTCGACAGCGGCCGGCAACCGGTGTGGTACATCGCTCCCGCCGACGAGCACGCCGCGGCGTTCTACCGGAACTCGGTGATCCACGCGTTCCTGGAGACCTCGATCGTGGAACTTGCGCTGGCGCATGCCCGTAACGCGACCGGTGACCGGGTGGAAGCGTTCTGGGCTCAGGCGATGCGGCTGCGCGATCTGCTGAAATTCGATTTCTACTTCGCCGACTCGGCGGCATTCCGGGCCAATATCGCCGAAGAGATGGCCTGGCACCAGGATTGGGAAGTCCAGCTTGCCGCCGGGGGAGAAGCTGTCGAGCAGATGCTGTACGCCAAGCGGCCGCTGATGTCGGACGCGATGCTGCGGGTGTTCTTCGAGGCCTACGAGATCGTCGCCGACGTGCTGCGCGACGCCCCACCGGACATCAGCCAGAAGGAGTTGACCGATCTGGCACTCGGGGTCGGCCGGCAGTACGTCGCCCAGGGCAGGGTCCGCAGCAGTGAGTCGGTGTCCACGCTGTTGTTCGCCACGGCCCGGCAGGTCGTCGTCGACCAGGACCTGATCGCGCCGGCGGCGGACCTGACCGAGCGCCGGGTGACCTTCCGCCACGAACTGCGCAACATCCTGCGTGACTTCGCCTACGTCGAGCACATCGCCCGCAACCAATTCGTCGAGCGTGAATTCAAGATGCGTCAGCTGCGCTCCGGAGAACCGGAGTAG